In a single window of the Fusarium falciforme chromosome 3, complete sequence genome:
- a CDS encoding G domain-containing protein, producing MASPILKRPALGQVSALGSLYDARSDTFLPLSLFDEPLPPDAVETTQHQSPHAKVVNGDTFAEKFDACGIDGELAVSVLAGLAKVEGSGLYLSDKRDTNHAVQSSLHYDFITVEEKLNLTATGIKGCVALNRLDATHIVTGIHWGARYVFTAKQQHDPSKDRSQVSSSLEAQMSFLKTAGLSRVEDETYTHSETSVELSVFGDDLAKVPFLANFADAQDLIENMSGNITRAGDGKGQPLVYALMPLSLLAALRILDIKANVTYHQLGADCAQRCVQLFDDIRDAIQRLSDYFARLQTHQACVPPEHIDFIAQLLARSKTLEVIPEADFASLVKAARSGEVTEQQLWNRLTAFVGDVSPHNILSSMAYEEKMDFQDLLMREGAYLVGYEGPSVSALLHGNPYDDAFVFYFNEHVRHHTDVWEENLAAFLDILKDQSHHKLAIAVDQDAVDHDSHGTSLEKPYISHLRRGRVISEDLVEKRKVLAANCVMRVAEDALDPSVNGKPLDRRAVKIPCPRHGCDQKLQCNWICGSCQSAVEYGVADELLYCDCGASPYHKWEFQCNDPKHGSDWEKYDRLELHKKLKALEPFEDLNILILGETGVGKSTWINAFLNYLSYESIDEALNAEDLKCVIPCSFQTQTAVDGRFVETEIKIGSSESEKDGSGGQSATQSTEVYTVNIGKTRVRLIDTPGIGDTRGVDQDNSNMNDILTVLRTYNNLHGVLILLKPNAARLTVMFRFCIKQLLTHLHRNAANNIVFGFTNTRGSNYKPGDTFKPLNALLSEYKDVSMGLFENNVYCFDSESFRYLAAKKKGIDIGHLEDNRRSWEYSVGECERLVKHCQGITPHQVRSTINLNETRNTIHRLTEPMTFIAEKIRASIDVNNDAIKELRDFELTRQQLQQRLFVQKETLTSEKVDRPQTVCTHDDCVEIRTDFEGKTETATTIYKTVCHEGCYLQSVDRNKKGHPELQNCAAMGLAGMCKCGHSWMDHMHIYYKYVPTTYQHRDAATDRDLIKNADNIQLREEAIRMKKEAIEEFKLEHQQVQEAAIQFGFFLKRHAITPYNDATIEYIDMLIDQERQKIKVGGSAERRSKLEKEKAEYLQRVEVLEKAMKQGDESKLLDDSGVAQLVESLYGLPHFGDDLRNIVNIQERAAESTYRERSCNVSGGAHFRRQRQRNQTRTAERRNPHLGEGPSAPMKTISSYEPIPGSFPREPTGGTVISQDFSGAF from the exons ATGGCGTCTCCTATCCTCAAACGCCCGGCTCTCGGACAAGTTTCCGCCCTAGGGAGTCTCTACGATGCTCGCAGCGACACCTTCCTCCCATTGTCCCTATTCGAtgaacctcttcctcccgaTGCCGTGGAGACCACCCAGCACCAATCGCCCCACGCCAAAGTGGTCAATGGGGACACCTTCGCGGAGAAGTTCGATGCATGTGGCATCGATGGCGAGCTGGCCGTCAGCGTCCTAGCTGGACTTGCCAAGGTTGAGGGTTCCGGCCTCTACTTGTCCGACAAGCGCGACACGAACCATGCTGTGCAGTCTTCTCTACACTACGATTTCATCACTGTAGAAGAGAAACTCAATCTTACTGCCACTGGCATCAAAGGATGCGTCGCACTCAACCGTTTGGACGCTACTCACATCGTCACTGGTATTCACTGGGGTGCCCGCTACGTGTTCACCGCTAAGCAGCAACATGATCCCTCCAAAGACAGAAGCCAGGTTTCTAGCAGCCTAGAGGCGCAGATGTCTTTTCTCAAGACAGCAGGACTGTCACGAGTCGAAGATGAGACCTATACCCATTCTGAAACCTCTGTCGAACTGAGCGTCTTCGGAGACGACCTCGCTAAAGTTCCCTTCCTGGCCAACTTTGCCGACGCCCAGGATCTCATCGAGAACATGTCCGGCAATATCACCAGAGCTGGTGACGGGAAGGGCCAGCCACTAGTTTACGCCCTAATGCCGCTCTCTCTGCTCGCCGCGCTTCGGATACTTGACATCAAGGCTAACGTCACCTACCATCAGCTGGGGGCTGACTGCGCCCAAAGATGTGTGCAGCTATTTGACGATATCCGGGACGCAATCCAACGACTCAGCGACTATTTTGCTCGACTACAGACTCATCAAGCCTGTGTTCCGCCTGAACATATTGACTTCATTGCACAACTTCTTGCCAGGAGTAAAACGTTGGAAGTCATCCCAGAGGCTGACTTCGCGAGCCTAGTCAAGGCAGCCCGAAGCGGCGAGGTGACTGAGCAGCAACTTTGGAATCGGCTCACGGCATTCGTTGGAGATGTCTCGCCTCACAACATTCTGTCCTCCATGGCATACGAAGAGAAGATGGATTTCCAAGATCTTCTCATGCGCGAGGGAGCATACCTCGTCGGCTACGAGGGCCCGTCGGTATCCGCCTTGTTGCACGGGAATCCGTATGACGACGCGTTTGTCTTTTACTTCAACGAACATGTCCGTCATCATACCGATGTATGGGAGGAGAATCTTGCAGCATTCCTAGACATTCTGAAAGATCAGTCTCACCACAAACTCGCTATCGCTGTCGATCAGGACGCGGTTGACCATGACTCTCACGGCACTTCCTTGGAGAAGCCCTACATCTCGCACTTGCGGAGAGGACGAGTCATCAGTGAAGACCTCGTAGAGAAACGCAAGGTCTTGGCCGCCAACTGTGTGATGCGCGTTGCCGAAGACGCGCTAGATCCCTCCGTGAACGGCAAACCTCTCGACAGAAGAGCCGTCAAGATTCCCTGTCCACGCCACGGCTGCGACCAGAAGCTGCAATGCAACTGGATCTGTGGCTCTTGCCAGTCAGCAGTCGAGTACGGTGTTGCTGATGAATTGCTGTACTGCGACTGCGGAGCAAGCCCCTACCACAAGTGGGAGTTTCAGTGCAACGACCCGAAACACGGCTCAGACTGGGAGAAGTATGACCGTCTTGAGCTTCATAAAAAGCTCAAGGCGCTGGAGCCGTTCGAGGATCTCAACATCTTGATCCTGGGCGAAACAGGAGTTGGGAAATCGACATGGATCAACGCATTCCTTAACTACCTCTCGTACGAATCAATCGATGAGGCATTGAACGCTGAAGACCTGAAATGTGTCATTCCTTGCTCCTTTCAGACACAAACCGCCGTTGACGGCAGATTTGTTGAGACGGAAATCAAAATTGGCTCTAGTGAGTCAGAAAAGGATGGTTCTGGAGGTCAATCAGCCACGCAGTCGACCGAGGTGTATACCGTCAATATCGGCAAGACGCGTGTCCGCCTTATCGATACGCCTGGAATTGGAGACACCCGTGGTGTTGATCAGGACAACTCCAACATGAACGACATCTTGACCGTCTTGCGGACTTACAACAACCTTCACGGAGTTCTCATACTCTTGAAGCCAAATGCCGCTCGATTGACCGTCATGTTCCGATTCTGCATCAAACAGCTATTGACACACCTGCATCGCAACGCGGCCAACAACATTGTGTTTGGATTCACAAACACCCGTGGCTCCAATTACAAGCCTGGCGACACCTTCAAGCCCTTGAATGCCCTCCTGTCCGAGTACAAGGACGTCAGCATGGGTTTATTCGAGAACAATGTTTACTGCTTCGACTCGGAAAGCTTTCGATACCTTGCCGCCAAAAAGAAGGGCATTGACATTGGCCACTTGGAAGACAACCGTCGCAGCTGGGAATACTCGGTCGGAGAGTGTGAGCGGCTCGTTAAGCACTGTCAAGGCATCACTCCCCATCAAGTGCGCAGCACCATTAACCTCAATGAAACTCGCAACACGATTCACCGACTGACAGAGCCAATGACATTCATTGCTGAGAAGATCAGAGCGAGCATCGATGTCAACAATGATGCTATCAAGGAGCTTCGGGACTTTGAACTCACGCGGCAACAACTTCAGCAGCGCCTCTTCGTCCAAAAGGAGACTCTAACTTCGGAAAAAGTGGACAGACCGCAAACAGTCTGTACGCACGACGATTGTGTCGAGATTCGCACCGACTTCGAAGGCAAAACAGAGACTGCCACAACCATCTACAAGACGGTTTGTCACGAAGGCTGCTACCTACAGAGCGTCGATCGCAACAAAAAGGGTCACCCTGAATTGCAAAATTGCGCCGCGATGGGTCTAGCCGGCATGTGCAAATGTGGCCACTCTTGGATGGACCATATGCACATCTACTACAAATATGTGCCGACGACTTATCAACACCGAGATGCGGCCACAGACAGAGATCTCATCAAGAATGCCGATAATATCCAGCTCAGAGAGGAGGCAATCCGGATGAAGAAGGAAGCCATTGAGGAGTTCAAGCTTGAACACcaacaagtccaagaagccgCCATCCAGtttggcttcttcctcaagaGGCACGCCATCACACCCTACAACGACGCCACCATCGAGTACATCGACATGCTCATTGACCAGGAGAGGCAGAAGATTAAGGTCGGGGGATCTGCTGAACGTCGTAGCAAACTTGAGAAGGAGAAAGCTGAGTACCTCCAAAGGGTGGAAGTACTGGAAAAGGCCATGAAGCAAGGCGACGAGTCCAAACTCCTAGACGACTCGGGTGTGGCACAGCTAGTCGAGAGCCTGTACGGCCTACCTCATTTCGGAGACGATCTCCGAAACATTGTCAACATTCAGGAGAGGGCGGCTGAGTCTACATATCGAGAACGGTCCTGCAATGTGTCAGGAGGGGCGCACTTCCGTCGTCAACGACAGAGAAACCAGACTCGAACTGCCGAACGACGCAACCCACATCTTGGAGAGGGACCGTCGGCTCCGATGAAAACTATTTCGTCTTATGAACCGATTCCTGGATCGTTTCCTAGGGAACCTACTGGAGGTACT GTCATATCACAGGACTTCTCCGGGGCATTTTGA